The proteins below are encoded in one region of Brachyspira intermedia PWS/A:
- a CDS encoding MATE family efflux transporter produces MSNEAVLDNNNLKSNELGNKPVGKLLFQLALPAIAAQIINVLYNVVDRMYIGHIPDIGAKALTGVGVTMPVIMAVSAFAYLISMGGSPRASIMMGKQDYDKAEEIVGNCAMTLIIISVTLTIILLLFSKPLLMVFGASENTIIYALRYLRIYSIGTIFVQLALGLNAFITAQGKAKTSMFTVLIGAVTNIILDPIFIFVFNMDVRGAALATIISQAISCIWILSFMTSKRTVLKLKLKNLKISPNVILPCLALGFSPFIMQFTESILFVSFNTSLLKYGGDLAVGAMTILSSIMQFSFLPIMGLTQGAQPIISYNYGANNLNRVKSAFKILLISCLSFSFLMWFISEFFPYVFVRIFTSDEELINYAIWALKIYMAASLIFGAQTACQQTFVALGNAKISAFLAILRKVILLIPLIFILPIFMENKVMAVLLAEPIADFLAVCTTVTLFTISFKKLMSINANDKLATK; encoded by the coding sequence ATGAGTAATGAAGCAGTATTAGATAATAATAATTTAAAATCAAATGAGCTTGGAAATAAGCCTGTAGGAAAATTGCTTTTTCAGCTAGCACTTCCTGCAATAGCGGCGCAAATAATAAATGTACTTTATAATGTTGTAGACAGAATGTATATAGGACATATTCCTGATATTGGTGCAAAGGCTTTAACAGGGGTAGGTGTTACAATGCCTGTTATAATGGCTGTATCTGCATTTGCATATCTTATCAGTATGGGAGGTTCTCCTCGTGCTTCTATAATGATGGGAAAGCAGGATTATGATAAAGCCGAAGAAATAGTCGGAAACTGTGCTATGACCTTAATCATTATTTCAGTAACTTTAACTATAATATTATTATTATTTTCAAAGCCTCTTCTTATGGTTTTCGGTGCAAGTGAAAATACTATTATATATGCATTGAGATATTTAAGAATATATTCTATAGGTACTATATTTGTTCAATTAGCTTTAGGACTCAATGCTTTTATCACTGCTCAGGGAAAGGCAAAAACAAGTATGTTTACTGTTTTAATAGGTGCTGTTACTAATATAATATTAGATCCTATATTTATATTTGTATTTAATATGGATGTTAGAGGTGCAGCACTTGCTACTATTATATCTCAGGCTATATCATGTATATGGATACTTTCTTTTATGACATCTAAAAGAACTGTATTAAAACTAAAATTAAAAAATTTAAAAATATCTCCTAATGTAATACTTCCATGTTTAGCTTTAGGATTTTCACCTTTTATAATGCAGTTTACAGAAAGTATTTTATTTGTATCTTTCAATACTTCGCTTTTGAAATACGGCGGTGATTTGGCTGTTGGTGCTATGACAATATTAAGCAGTATTATGCAGTTTTCTTTTCTTCCTATAATGGGACTTACACAAGGAGCTCAGCCTATTATAAGTTATAATTATGGAGCAAATAATTTAAATAGAGTAAAATCTGCTTTTAAGATACTTTTAATAAGCTGTCTTTCTTTTTCTTTTTTAATGTGGTTTATATCAGAATTCTTTCCTTATGTTTTTGTTAGAATATTTACAAGCGATGAAGAATTAATAAATTATGCTATTTGGGCTTTAAAAATATATATGGCAGCTTCATTAATATTTGGGGCACAAACTGCATGTCAGCAAACATTTGTAGCTTTAGGAAACGCTAAAATATCTGCATTCCTAGCCATATTAAGAAAGGTAATATTATTGATACCGCTTATATTTATATTGCCTATATTTATGGAGAATAAAGTAATGGCTGTACTTTTAGCAGAGCCTATAGCAGATTTTTTGGCTGTTTGTACAACAGTAACATTATTTACTATTTCATTTAAAAAATTAATGAGTATTAATGCTAATGATAAACTAGCTACAAAATAG
- a CDS encoding bifunctional metallophosphatase/5'-nucleotidase yields MKNLYILLIVSILILSCSNKANDQKVFTIVHMNDTHSKDKEFITVSKEDGTTNRYGGAARRKTFIDNVRKENENVIVMHAGDTITGSVFSIVYQGMDEVELMNEMGVNVSTLGNHEFDFGIDQLNNIISNRNFPTIACNVKVKATGENYIPPYIITNIKGVHVAIIGVLQSEKMNIIQGLDYIDIEEEVSSLKNLLKEIPLNTTNDITILLSHAGFDTDKKIAQEIPNTFNIIIGGHTHTLLKKPIIIGKTTIVQAGQYGEYIGTIDVIFKNGKYAYPEYTLTRLDENIKEDETILAKIEKMQLEVDKEFNIEIAKLPYELTDENVRNKSTALGNFVSDIVASSQEGIDIALINSGSLRGQLPSGKVTLGNMYEFFPFDNLIILTTLKGKDLKNILELSASRKGEGAFLQVSKDCIINFDSKGKLLESSIKGRTINDNEKYVVAVADYIFNGGEKYIDESGKPLFQYGENTIHTGLDIRDLIIKTLKEYQNVPENAIDNTERIIFK; encoded by the coding sequence ATGAAAAACTTATATATATTATTAATTGTTTCTATTTTAATTTTATCATGTTCTAATAAAGCCAATGATCAAAAAGTATTTACAATAGTTCATATGAATGATACGCATTCAAAAGATAAAGAATTTATTACTGTTTCAAAAGAAGATGGAACTACAAACAGATACGGCGGTGCTGCCAGAAGAAAAACCTTTATTGATAATGTAAGAAAAGAAAATGAAAATGTTATAGTAATGCATGCAGGAGATACTATCACAGGAAGCGTATTTTCTATTGTTTATCAGGGTATGGACGAAGTGGAACTTATGAATGAAATGGGAGTTAATGTATCAACTCTTGGCAATCATGAATTTGATTTTGGAATAGATCAATTAAATAATATTATTAGCAATAGAAATTTCCCTACAATAGCATGCAATGTTAAAGTAAAAGCCACAGGTGAAAATTATATTCCTCCATATATAATAACAAATATTAAAGGTGTACATGTTGCTATAATAGGAGTTTTGCAAAGCGAAAAAATGAATATTATTCAGGGACTTGATTATATAGATATAGAAGAAGAGGTATCATCTTTAAAAAATCTTTTAAAAGAAATACCATTAAATACTACTAACGATATAACAATTTTATTAAGCCATGCAGGATTCGATACTGATAAAAAAATAGCACAGGAAATACCAAATACTTTTAATATTATAATAGGCGGACATACTCATACTTTATTAAAAAAACCTATCATTATAGGAAAAACAACAATAGTTCAAGCAGGACAATACGGAGAGTATATAGGTACTATTGATGTAATATTTAAAAACGGTAAATATGCTTATCCTGAATATACACTTACTAGATTAGATGAAAATATAAAAGAAGATGAAACTATATTAGCAAAAATAGAAAAAATGCAGCTTGAAGTAGATAAAGAGTTTAATATTGAAATAGCAAAACTTCCTTATGAATTAACTGATGAAAATGTCAGAAATAAATCCACCGCTTTAGGAAATTTCGTTTCTGATATAGTAGCTTCATCTCAAGAAGGCATTGACATAGCATTAATAAATTCAGGTTCTTTAAGAGGTCAGCTTCCAAGCGGAAAGGTAACATTAGGAAATATGTATGAGTTTTTCCCATTCGATAATTTAATAATACTTACAACTTTAAAAGGAAAAGATTTAAAGAATATATTGGAATTATCAGCCTCAAGAAAAGGAGAAGGTGCATTTTTACAAGTTTCAAAAGACTGCATTATTAATTTTGACAGTAAAGGAAAACTTTTAGAATCATCTATCAAAGGTAGAACTATAAATGACAATGAAAAGTATGTAGTTGCTGTTGCTGATTATATATTTAATGGAGGAGAAAAATATATTGATGAAAGCGGAAAGCCTTTATTTCAGTATGGAGAAAATACTATACATACAGGACTTGATATAAGAGATTTAATAATAAAAACTTTGAAAGAATATCAAAATGTACCTGAAAATGCCATTGACAATACAGAACGTATAATATTTAAATGA
- a CDS encoding rhodanese-like domain-containing protein, with protein sequence MKRNLFIIIALLLTTIVCNAQTAKTNEAVYELDNVKVVNKNGLALNDFISSWKADPNIILVDVRTPQEIKETGTIKGAMNIDYRAKGYSKKILSLDKTKKYFFYCKSGGRSGKTVQYLLDNGFKNVNYLKDAGYTELNAALKK encoded by the coding sequence ATGAAAAGAAATCTTTTTATTATTATCGCATTATTATTAACAACAATCGTATGTAATGCACAAACAGCAAAAACTAATGAAGCTGTATACGAACTTGACAATGTAAAAGTTGTTAATAAAAACGGCCTAGCTCTTAATGACTTTATATCATCATGGAAAGCTGATCCTAATATAATATTAGTTGATGTCAGAACACCTCAGGAGATTAAAGAAACAGGAACTATAAAAGGTGCTATGAATATTGATTATAGAGCTAAAGGCTACAGCAAAAAAATATTATCATTAGATAAAACTAAAAAATATTTCTTCTATTGTAAGAGCGGCGGACGTTCAGGAAAAACAGTTCAGTATTTGCTTGATAACGGATTTAAAAATGTGAATTATCTTAAAGATGCAGGATATACTGAATTAAATGCTGCTTTAAAAAAGTAA
- a CDS encoding AAA family ATPase produces MKRYLTIKNFRNINPVIVSKEAEYNSEKKEDEVKYGRLYLNGDIEQGALISIIGANGTGKSNILSAIEKSFKGGINGRKDNPKIDGFIGCKPELEIFIEADSGLVYKGKCRTIRIKKTGYSEKDEYKDKLVWELEENKINSDIILSKNYLSKIMDYIYNSTNNVTSKYGSSIYFVYEYNYKYDNKSKTEYAYEDILNYTVSKIMDIISKYKENENIDKLKLLISLLDDESYEQNKNTGYREFNFDENQINKNDLKYLLEILAEIESVNINIYVHRENVKNSELTVGCYSSNGHYHDKTENIITKSHFLRSLFKAADNMEMYNNLIKNYTNILSDVAFAKQTENEINKLFDNTVSKKFNELYKSNNEYKFKIALDEYFIKIYFETRNGITNLENESEGFNWFFSLFFNTINPNELKKGDIIIIDEPEQHLSVPLIKELRKFLKEFAKDNGVTIITSTQIPYFADIHYLDELKIVEPKQDGIGVKIENDFSATYGKVDTLEKIINAFGVKHIDIMRDTKIVYVEGITDYNYLTAFKLLMEHIENREINTAFMPINGVGRPNDERKKNDIIDSLCKLSAKPILLIDSDISADQFTELAEGTNLRITQLEDISSNFVTIEDLFDDNDKQIHKIDKKNKDALDSALFKNNIIDYYEKNLISQTTIDNFFKVIREID; encoded by the coding sequence ATGAAAAGATATTTAACAATTAAAAACTTCAGAAATATTAATCCTGTAATTGTAAGTAAGGAGGCAGAATATAATTCAGAAAAGAAAGAAGATGAAGTAAAATACGGCAGATTATATCTTAATGGTGATATAGAGCAAGGGGCATTAATAAGCATTATAGGGGCAAACGGCACCGGTAAAAGTAATATACTATCAGCAATAGAAAAATCATTTAAAGGCGGTATAAACGGCAGAAAAGATAATCCTAAAATAGATGGTTTTATAGGATGCAAACCAGAGTTAGAAATATTTATTGAAGCAGATAGCGGACTTGTATATAAAGGTAAATGTAGAACTATTAGAATAAAAAAAACTGGATACAGCGAAAAAGATGAATATAAAGATAAACTTGTATGGGAATTAGAAGAAAATAAAATCAATTCAGATATTATTTTAAGTAAAAATTATTTGTCAAAAATAATGGATTATATATACAATTCCACAAATAATGTTACTTCAAAATACGGCAGCAGTATATACTTTGTTTATGAATATAATTATAAATATGATAATAAATCAAAAACAGAATATGCTTATGAAGATATATTAAATTATACTGTATCAAAAATAATGGATATAATTTCTAAATATAAAGAAAATGAAAATATAGATAAATTAAAATTATTAATAAGTTTGCTTGATGATGAATCTTATGAACAAAATAAAAATACCGGATACCGTGAGTTTAATTTCGATGAAAATCAGATTAATAAAAATGATTTAAAATACTTATTAGAAATTTTAGCAGAAATTGAGTCTGTAAATATAAATATATATGTTCATAGAGAAAATGTAAAAAACAGCGAGCTTACTGTGGGATGCTATAGCAGTAATGGACATTATCATGATAAAACTGAAAATATTATAACCAAATCTCATTTTTTACGTTCATTATTCAAAGCGGCAGATAATATGGAGATGTATAATAATTTAATAAAAAACTATACTAATATATTATCTGATGTTGCTTTTGCAAAACAGACAGAAAATGAAATAAATAAACTTTTTGACAACACCGTATCAAAGAAATTCAATGAACTATATAAATCAAATAATGAATATAAATTTAAAATAGCATTAGATGAATACTTTATAAAAATATATTTTGAAACTAGAAATGGTATTACTAATCTAGAAAATGAATCTGAAGGATTTAATTGGTTTTTCAGTTTATTCTTTAATACAATCAATCCTAATGAATTAAAAAAAGGTGATATAATTATAATTGATGAGCCTGAACAGCATTTATCAGTTCCTTTAATAAAAGAATTAAGAAAATTTTTGAAAGAGTTTGCTAAAGATAATGGCGTTACTATAATCACATCTACTCAAATTCCTTATTTTGCAGATATTCATTATTTAGATGAATTAAAAATAGTAGAACCAAAACAAGACGGTATAGGAGTAAAAATAGAAAATGATTTCTCTGCTACTTATGGTAAAGTAGATACATTAGAAAAAATTATAAATGCATTTGGTGTTAAGCATATAGATATTATGAGAGATACTAAAATAGTATATGTTGAAGGTATTACAGATTATAATTATCTTACAGCTTTTAAATTATTAATGGAGCATATAGAAAATAGAGAAATAAATACAGCATTTATGCCTATTAATGGAGTGGGAAGGCCTAATGATGAAAGAAAGAAAAATGATATAATAGATTCATTATGTAAACTTTCTGCTAAGCCGATATTATTAATTGACAGTGATATTTCAGCAGATCAATTTACAGAGTTAGCAGAAGGAACAAATTTAAGAATAACACAGCTTGAAGATATAAGTTCTAATTTTGTTACAATAGAAGATTTATTCGATGATAATGATAAGCAAATTCATAAAATAGATAAAAAGAATAAAGATGCTCTGGATTCTGCTTTGTTCAAAAATAATATAATAGACTATTATGAAAAAAATCTGATATCTCAAACTACTATTGATAATTTTTTCAAGGTTATTAGAGAAATAGATTAA
- a CDS encoding acyl-CoA dehydratase activase-related protein produces the protein MEKIFKAGIDIGSTTAKMVVYDNDNMIFKTYVRHNADVKDTLLSILDNLQAMHGDLKLSLAMTGTAGMGVCEKTGISFIQEVIASSTAIRKIYPYGRTLIDIGGEDAKIIVFDDNFKADIRMNGNCAGGTGAFIDQMATLLNVQPSELSVLAEKSTSIYPMASRCGVFAKTDVQTLISRDIPKADIAKSIFQAVAVQTVNTLAKGFEIKPKILFTGGPLTFLPELRKTFLALLNASEDDMYTVDHPELTAAIGAAFGEKEEQTTIKVSELYKLVENISAEVKITNSKTREALFTSQEEYKEWTEEHSKDKVRSADVSTVNGKNTFLGIDSGSTTTKIVIIDEDGQVVLRHYRNNNGNPVGAVTEGLTEIKKELDEKNIKINIARTAVTGYGEDLIKAAFNMDEGIVETMAHYRGAKAFDKDVSFILDIGGQDMKAIFIKDGIIENIEINEACSSGCGSFIETFARGMGYKVADFANIACESARPCDLGSRCTVFMNSKVKQSLREGSSVADISAGLAKSVTLNCFTKVLKITDTSILGDHIVVQGGTFKNAAVLRSVEKFLDKKVIRPDISELMGAYGCALLALDTYNAKEEDTTFIGLDNLQEANDYERKQLTCKGCENLCTVTRLKFKDNKSFYTGNKCERIFTNKGNKERNYGMDITQKKLSLLFDRPLAPASDEIKGTIGIPRVLNMYQNFPFWATILVECGYRVQLSSPSSMAIAEKGSGTVMSDNICFPAKIANGHIYDLIESKVDRIFYPSVVLEKAEDDGSVNSYNCPVVTGYPDVIDSSISPLTKYGIPFDAPTISFLNEDLLYKGCKAYFVKVLGINKKDFDRAFKMALKEQVRIKEELRAEGKKIIEHAKETQTPTILIVSRPYHIDPLINHKIPETIASFGINVITEDGLDIDESLADVQVLTQWSYPNKMFKAALWACKQKDMKLEVVQINSFGCGPDATTSDEIKSILNAYGKSPTLVKVDEISSPGSIRLRIRSMIESMKMKGDFTPSEESNRTIIKRYEKNDRRAILVPKFGHFYDPMILTLLERSGYDTIPLPEPDVESVELGLRYANQDICYPATIVIGDIIRAVQSGKYDPKNIAAGITQTGGQCRASNYASLIKRGLINAGYPDVPVVTVGLTVINDQPGFELSKMDLMKEGIIAMPYADAISTMYYYCAAREVKKGESLALANKYIALHPKDFALKPTDKLLKQAIAEFNAIETNDNLMLPKAGLVGEIYVKYNSFANGDVCDWLMAKGVEVIVPPVFDFFVQKVISEQVNKETNARDVSFLGYYGSKISEKVIDMRIDSINQMMSKFKGFRPAHHIRQIAENAAKVTAMTNQFGEAWLLPGEIATFAEEGVNNVLCLQPFGCIANHIIARGIETRLKTRYPDLNLLYLDMDAGASEVNTVNRLEFFVRSAKDSMNTAANINYVKESIGEYAK, from the coding sequence ATGGAAAAAATTTTCAAAGCAGGTATTGACATTGGTTCAACTACCGCAAAGATGGTTGTATATGATAATGACAATATGATATTCAAAACTTATGTCAGACATAACGCTGATGTAAAGGATACATTATTGTCTATACTTGATAATTTACAAGCTATGCATGGAGATTTAAAACTTTCTCTTGCTATGACAGGTACAGCAGGAATGGGTGTCTGCGAAAAAACAGGTATTAGTTTCATTCAAGAGGTAATTGCTTCTTCAACAGCTATCAGAAAGATTTATCCTTATGGAAGAACTTTGATAGATATAGGCGGAGAGGATGCTAAAATCATAGTATTTGATGATAATTTCAAAGCGGATATAAGAATGAATGGTAACTGTGCAGGCGGTACAGGAGCATTCATAGACCAGATGGCTACACTTCTTAATGTTCAGCCTTCAGAACTTTCTGTATTAGCTGAAAAATCTACTTCTATATATCCTATGGCAAGCAGATGCGGAGTATTCGCTAAAACAGATGTTCAAACTCTTATAAGCCGTGATATACCTAAAGCTGATATTGCTAAAAGTATATTCCAAGCTGTTGCTGTTCAAACAGTTAATACTTTGGCTAAAGGTTTCGAGATTAAGCCTAAAATATTATTTACAGGCGGACCTTTAACATTCCTTCCTGAATTAAGAAAAACATTCTTGGCTCTTCTTAATGCTTCAGAAGATGATATGTATACAGTAGACCACCCAGAATTAACTGCAGCAATAGGTGCAGCTTTCGGTGAAAAAGAGGAACAAACTACAATAAAAGTTTCTGAATTATATAAATTAGTAGAAAATATTTCAGCAGAAGTAAAAATCACTAATTCAAAAACAAGAGAAGCTTTATTTACAAGTCAGGAAGAATACAAAGAATGGACAGAAGAGCATAGCAAAGATAAAGTAAGATCTGCTGATGTATCAACTGTTAATGGTAAAAATACATTCTTAGGAATAGACTCTGGTTCTACTACTACAAAAATCGTTATTATTGATGAGGACGGACAGGTAGTATTAAGACATTATAGAAACAATAATGGTAATCCTGTTGGTGCTGTTACTGAAGGACTTACAGAGATTAAAAAAGAATTAGATGAGAAAAATATAAAAATCAATATAGCAAGAACTGCCGTTACAGGTTATGGAGAGGATTTAATAAAAGCCGCTTTCAATATGGACGAGGGTATCGTTGAAACTATGGCACATTACAGAGGTGCTAAGGCTTTCGATAAAGATGTCAGCTTTATACTTGATATAGGCGGACAGGATATGAAAGCTATATTCATTAAAGACGGTATTATAGAAAATATTGAAATTAATGAGGCTTGTTCTTCAGGATGCGGTTCATTCATAGAAACATTTGCACGCGGAATGGGTTATAAAGTTGCTGATTTTGCTAATATTGCATGCGAATCTGCAAGACCTTGCGATTTGGGAAGCCGCTGTACAGTGTTTATGAATAGTAAAGTAAAACAATCTTTGAGAGAAGGTTCTTCAGTTGCTGATATTTCTGCAGGACTTGCTAAGAGTGTTACTTTAAACTGTTTCACTAAAGTATTAAAAATTACTGATACTTCTATTTTGGGCGATCATATAGTTGTTCAGGGCGGTACTTTCAAAAATGCTGCAGTGTTGCGTTCTGTAGAAAAGTTTTTAGATAAAAAAGTTATTCGTCCTGATATATCTGAACTTATGGGAGCTTATGGTTGTGCATTGCTTGCTTTAGATACATACAACGCTAAAGAAGAAGATACAACATTTATAGGTTTGGATAATTTACAGGAAGCTAATGATTATGAAAGAAAACAGCTTACTTGTAAAGGCTGCGAAAACCTTTGTACAGTTACTAGATTAAAATTCAAAGATAATAAATCATTCTACACAGGCAATAAATGCGAAAGAATATTCACTAATAAAGGAAATAAAGAAAGAAATTATGGAATGGATATCACTCAGAAAAAACTTTCTTTATTATTCGACAGACCTTTAGCACCTGCTTCAGATGAAATAAAAGGTACTATCGGTATACCTCGCGTACTTAATATGTATCAAAACTTCCCATTCTGGGCTACTATACTTGTTGAATGCGGATACAGAGTACAATTATCTTCACCATCAAGCATGGCTATAGCTGAAAAAGGTTCCGGTACTGTTATGAGCGATAATATATGTTTCCCTGCTAAAATAGCTAACGGACATATATATGATTTGATAGAGTCTAAAGTTGACAGAATATTCTATCCATCTGTAGTATTAGAAAAAGCTGAAGATGACGGAAGTGTTAATAGTTATAACTGTCCGGTTGTTACAGGATATCCTGATGTAATAGACAGTTCTATAAGTCCATTAACTAAATACGGAATTCCTTTTGATGCTCCGACAATTTCTTTCTTGAATGAAGATTTATTGTACAAAGGCTGTAAGGCTTATTTCGTTAAAGTATTAGGAATAAATAAAAAAGATTTCGACAGAGCTTTCAAAATGGCTTTAAAAGAACAGGTAAGAATTAAAGAGGAATTAAGAGCTGAAGGCAAAAAAATAATAGAACATGCCAAAGAAACTCAAACTCCTACTATACTTATAGTAAGCAGACCTTATCATATTGACCCATTAATCAATCATAAGATACCTGAAACTATTGCTTCATTTGGTATCAATGTTATTACTGAAGATGGTTTGGATATAGATGAATCTCTTGCTGATGTTCAAGTATTAACTCAATGGTCTTACCCTAATAAAATGTTTAAAGCTGCTTTATGGGCTTGCAAACAAAAAGATATGAAGCTTGAAGTAGTTCAAATTAATAGTTTCGGATGCGGTCCTGATGCTACTACTTCAGATGAAATAAAATCTATACTTAATGCTTATGGTAAGAGTCCTACTTTGGTAAAAGTAGATGAGATATCAAGTCCTGGAAGTATAAGATTAAGAATACGTTCTATGATAGAAAGTATGAAGATGAAAGGCGACTTTACACCAAGCGAAGAATCTAATAGAACTATTATTAAAAGATATGAGAAAAATGACAGACGTGCAATACTTGTACCTAAATTTGGACATTTCTATGATCCTATGATTTTAACTTTATTAGAAAGAAGCGGATATGATACAATACCTCTTCCTGAACCTGATGTTGAATCTGTGGAATTAGGTTTAAGATATGCCAACCAAGATATATGTTATCCTGCAACAATAGTAATAGGTGATATTATAAGAGCCGTTCAAAGCGGAAAATATGATCCTAAAAATATAGCTGCAGGTATCACTCAAACAGGCGGACAATGTAGGGCTAGTAATTATGCTTCTCTTATAAAGAGAGGATTAATAAATGCAGGTTATCCTGATGTTCCTGTTGTTACAGTTGGTTTAACAGTTATAAATGATCAGCCTGGATTTGAGCTTTCAAAAATGGACTTGATGAAAGAGGGTATTATAGCTATGCCTTATGCTGATGCTATATCTACAATGTATTATTACTGTGCTGCCAGAGAAGTTAAAAAAGGTGAGTCTTTGGCACTTGCTAATAAATATATAGCATTACACCCTAAAGATTTCGCTCTTAAACCTACTGATAAATTATTAAAACAGGCTATAGCAGAGTTTAATGCTATTGAAACTAATGATAATTTAATGCTTCCTAAAGCTGGATTAGTAGGTGAGATTTATGTAAAATATAACAGCTTTGCTAATGGAGATGTTTGCGATTGGCTTATGGCTAAAGGCGTTGAGGTTATAGTTCCTCCTGTATTTGACTTCTTTGTACAGAAGGTTATAAGCGAACAGGTTAATAAAGAAACTAATGCTAGAGATGTATCATTCTTAGGATATTATGGTTCTAAAATATCTGAAAAAGTTATTGATATGAGAATAGATTCTATAAATCAGATGATGTCTAAATTCAAAGGCTTTAGACCTGCACATCATATAAGACAAATAGCTGAAAATGCTGCTAAAGTTACTGCTATGACTAATCAGTTTGGAGAGGCTTGGCTTTTACCTGGTGAAATAGCAACTTTCGCTGAGGAGGGCGTAAACAATGTACTTTGTCTTCAGCCTTTCGGTTGTATTGCTAACCATATCATAGCTAGAGGTATTGAAACTAGACTTAAAACTAGATATCCTGATTTGAATCTTCTTTATTTAGATATGGATGCAGGAGCAAGCGAAGTTAATACTGTAAATCGTTTAGAGTTCTTCGTTCGTTCTGCTAAAGATAGTATGAATACTGCAGCAAATATCAATTATGTTAAAGAGTCTATTGGAGAATATGCTAAATAA
- a CDS encoding aspartate 1-decarboxylase — translation MMRSVIKSKINRLTVTRTDLNFRDSITIDEALLDKSDIMDGERVSVINLSNDIRFETEVVKGIRGTGIIGINGDNVHYAKKDDTIIVLSYGHIPEENIKNHKTKIIFVNTYNMILE, via the coding sequence ATGATGAGAAGTGTCATAAAATCCAAGATAAATAGACTTACAGTTACAAGGACGGATTTAAATTTTAGAGATTCAATAACAATAGATGAAGCCTTACTCGATAAATCGGATATAATGGACGGGGAGAGGGTATCTGTTATTAATTTGAGTAATGATATTCGCTTTGAAACTGAAGTTGTTAAAGGAATAAGGGGTACTGGTATTATAGGCATCAATGGCGACAATGTTCACTATGCTAAAAAAGATGATACTATAATAGTTCTTTCCTACGGACATATACCGGAGGAAAATATAAAGAATCATAAAACTAAAATAATATTTGTTAATACGTACAATATGATACTGGAATAA
- a CDS encoding DUF2262 domain-containing protein, which yields MFYLQKESEFSEEYKDVAFIIGSPDFFGAKTEDDNKINVLIMCIAYKDIETGYIEKNKKIVVRMKIYEKELDYYKKIIKRESIVKLKVRYEKEQGEDLAEFLLSDIIDNNYKDEDLNKMLKEYLIPIYYNDEVLGSFLYNRMVGSFDKEIEWVNNKKILTAFDDSNESDKNKAASFLRDVFLNKEEFDKKVKDYSARKIIREGNNISSKNGGNTIDEEVFIKEFMGKMDFLEIIVHEKDDYVNYRLGNKNVFRMDIIVEGNLNGNLFNAFISPF from the coding sequence ATGTTTTATTTGCAAAAAGAAAGTGAGTTTTCAGAAGAATATAAAGATGTTGCTTTTATAATAGGTTCTCCTGATTTTTTTGGGGCAAAAACTGAAGATGATAATAAAATTAATGTGCTTATTATGTGTATTGCATATAAGGATATTGAAACAGGATACATAGAAAAGAATAAAAAAATAGTTGTAAGAATGAAAATCTATGAAAAGGAATTAGATTATTATAAGAAGATAATAAAAAGAGAATCTATTGTCAAATTAAAAGTCAGATACGAAAAAGAGCAGGGTGAAGATCTTGCCGAGTTTTTGCTTTCAGATATTATAGATAATAATTATAAAGATGAAGATTTAAATAAAATGCTTAAAGAATATTTAATTCCTATTTATTATAATGATGAAGTTCTTGGAAGCTTCTTATATAATAGAATGGTAGGTTCTTTTGATAAAGAGATTGAATGGGTTAATAATAAAAAAATTCTTACTGCTTTTGATGATTCTAATGAAAGCGATAAAAATAAGGCTGCTTCATTTTTAAGAGATGTATTTTTAAACAAAGAAGAATTTGATAAAAAAGTAAAAGATTATTCTGCAAGAAAAATTATAAGAGAGGGTAATAATATTTCTTCTAAGAATGGAGGAAATACCATTGATGAAGAAGTTTTTATAAAAGAGTTTATGGGTAAGATGGATTTTCTAGAAATTATAGTTCATGAAAAAGATGATTATGTTAATTATAGATTAGGAAATAAAAATGTTTTCAGAATGGATATAATTGTAGAAGGAAACTTGAACGGAAATTTATTTAATGCTTTTATAAGTCCTTTTTGA